A genomic segment from Tribolium castaneum strain GA2 chromosome 11, icTriCast1.1, whole genome shotgun sequence encodes:
- the LOC135267347 gene encoding uncharacterized protein LOC135267347 — protein sequence MENNRNTGNAGAPPQEMPTWFVRWLNSQQPRNVPNFAAPSTSTAVQRPQAILQVRPSTSAAADVDGWQVTPLPSDGTTSPEPDPEIPVAPEPAPLASPLVQEPGSSTTSATSGAVMASPPMPITTDNVAAISGVLRSLLDRPLPAPERPSFEGLKRQNPVKFLRAIEEYGRFFGLDSQRLLGVAMDCLKGNAKHWTGIFQKKWRGYEDFRRDFLRTYWSAKRQRDIRFQIATGRYDETRGTMLSHFAYYVDMANMLTTPLSEEVLLDELLRHFPERIQSLWVLEKICTTTDAAEFLAAQEIPGQNPGEKTNIAPRERPRATDHQRRNEPKRPRPNIDRHEVTRPAAPANRGNGFPKRSSDEQQWRNNQPSTSNNRWHNNNGNNSNNHWRKNNPNDNRNNTSSRAQGETSRNSKNSGNGGGVQDGA from the coding sequence ATGGAAAACAACAGGAACACCGGAAACGCCGGAGCCCCACCGCAAGAAATGCCGACGTGGTTCGTTCGTTGGTTAAACTCCCAACAACCAAGGAATGTGCCAAACTTCGCGGCGCCATCGACGTCGACAGCGGTTCAAAGACCGCAAGCCATCCTTCAGGTACGTCCAAGTACCAGCGCCGCCGCTGATGTCGATGGTTGGCAAGTCACTCCACTACCTAGCGACGGGACGACTTCGCCAGAACCCGACCCGGAAATTCCGGTAGCTCCGGAACCAGCCCCTCTTGCGAGCCCTCTTGTGCAAGAGCCGGGAAGTTCGACCACATCAGCGACTTCGGGAGCAGTGATGGCCTCACCACCTATGCCAATCACAACAGACAATGTGGCCGCAATTTCCGGAGTACTCCGGAGCTTGCTGGATCGCCCACTTCCAGCTCCTGAACGACCATCTTTCGAAGGCCTGAAAAGGCAAAATCCGGTGAAATTCTTACGAGCCATTGAAGAATATGGACGTTTTTTCGGGCTCGACTCGCAGCGTCTTTTGGGAGTCGCCATGGATTGCTTGAAAGGCAATGCCAAACATTGGACGGGAATATTCCAGAAGAAGTGGCGTGGTTACGAGGACTTTCGACGGGACTTTCTCCGGACCTACTGGTCGGCCAAGCGTCAACGGGACATCAGATTTCAAATCGCTACAGGCCGCTATGACGAAACCAGGGGCACGATGCTGTCGCATTTTGCTTATTACGTCGACATGGCGAACATGTTAACAACACCTTTATCGGAGGAAGTGTTGCTGGATGAATTACTGCGTCACTTCCCCGAAAGAATACAGTCGTTGTGGGTATTAGAGAAAATCTGTACCACCACGGATGCCGCCGAATTCCTGGCAGCTCAAGAAATTCCGGgacaaaatccgggagagaaaACCAACATCGCTCCCAGGGAACGACCCCGCGCAACAGACCACCAGCGGCGTAACGAGCCAAAGCGCCCGCGGCCAAACATTGACCGCCACGAAGTAACTCGTCCTGCGGCTCCTGCAAATCGTGGAAATGGTTTCCCAAAACGCTCAAGTGACGAACAACAATGGCGCAACAACCAACCCAGCACCAGCAACAACCGTTGGCACAATAACAACGGAAACAACAGCAACAATCACTGGCGCAAAAACAACCCCAACGACAACCGCAACAACACAAGTTCGAGAGCGCAGGGTGAAACATCACGAAACTCCAAGAATTCGGGAAACGGGGGCGGAGTACAGGACGGGGCCTAA